Proteins found in one Bremerella volcania genomic segment:
- a CDS encoding multidrug effflux MFS transporter produces MTSRHIHPWLIAPILGILGAVGPLAIDLYLPGMPQITSELGIGEGVVQFSLMTFLAGLMMGQLFLGPVSDRVGRRPMIIAGMLLFIAASLGCAFVQTGEQLLLLRFIQGLGASIGRAIGMAVVRDLYTGPTAAKLVGMMMLVLGLAPILGPLLGSAILMFASWRWIFVLLAVFGVGCIVLVLTLLPETRLPEQRTSSHPITTLRNYGTLLFSRQYMPYVATMAFAQAGIYAYLTGSSFAFINIHGVSPTLYSFIFASNAVGLMIGAQTGPRLLGRFRAETIIRAALVTYVLAAVTLLSLELAGEMNVVLLSALLFVIIMSIGFILPLCGVMALEAHGKISGTAAALMGACQFGFGTIAALMIGLTANGTAIPMAVTIALAAIAAGITAHWAFPKPQPAEELCLGEKSV; encoded by the coding sequence ATGACGTCGCGGCACATTCATCCCTGGCTGATCGCTCCCATTTTGGGAATCCTGGGGGCGGTTGGCCCCTTGGCGATCGACCTCTACCTGCCAGGCATGCCGCAAATCACTTCGGAGCTGGGCATCGGCGAAGGCGTCGTCCAGTTCAGCCTGATGACCTTCCTGGCCGGGCTGATGATGGGACAGTTGTTTCTGGGTCCGGTTTCGGATCGCGTCGGCCGCAGGCCAATGATCATCGCCGGCATGCTACTGTTTATCGCCGCATCGCTTGGTTGTGCGTTCGTCCAAACAGGCGAGCAGCTTTTGTTATTGCGGTTCATCCAAGGGCTTGGTGCTTCGATCGGCCGTGCGATTGGGATGGCCGTGGTACGCGATCTGTATACCGGACCGACCGCCGCCAAACTGGTCGGCATGATGATGCTGGTGCTCGGCCTGGCTCCGATTTTGGGTCCCCTGTTGGGCTCGGCTATTTTGATGTTCGCTTCATGGCGGTGGATCTTTGTGCTGCTGGCCGTGTTCGGAGTGGGCTGTATCGTGCTCGTACTGACGCTTTTGCCGGAAACCCGCTTGCCCGAGCAGCGGACTTCGAGCCACCCGATCACTACCCTGCGAAACTACGGCACGCTCCTATTCAGTCGACAGTACATGCCGTACGTCGCCACGATGGCGTTTGCCCAGGCAGGCATTTACGCCTACCTGACCGGCTCGTCGTTCGCGTTCATCAACATTCATGGCGTCTCGCCGACGTTGTACAGTTTCATCTTCGCATCGAACGCCGTTGGGCTGATGATTGGTGCCCAGACGGGCCCGCGACTGCTGGGTCGCTTCCGCGCCGAGACCATCATCCGCGCGGCCTTGGTCACCTACGTGCTGGCCGCGGTAACGCTCCTTTCGCTAGAGTTGGCAGGCGAAATGAACGTCGTCCTACTTTCCGCGTTGTTGTTTGTGATCATCATGTCGATCGGGTTCATCTTGCCGCTGTGCGGCGTGATGGCATTGGAAGCCCACGGCAAGATCTCAGGCACCGCCGCCGCACTGATGGGGGCATGCCAGTTTGGGTTCGGCACGATTGCGGCTTTGATGATTGGACTGACGGCCAATGGCACGGCGATTCCGATGGCCGTAACGATCGCGCTGGCCGCTATCGCCGCAGGCATCACGGCACACTGGGCATTTCCGAAGCCGCAGCCTGCGGAAGAGCTTTGCCTGGGCGAAAAGAGTGTTTAG
- a CDS encoding serine/threonine-protein kinase: MYQEFVERWAADSPPDLGNFISRVAPDERFDLFRQLIMLDVCERQKRGLEAGRAYYSGKFPEFQPLIENVFERIVEQLGETRGSGSSSRDTHTNFSLDQTASHGEPHAQHLWEALQDCQAHPNEVIGLQAGEYQFLELIAQGGMGTVYRARHRTLDRLAAIKLMRPEASTDRFIREAKLLARIRSPHVVSVYDFSVLPKGSPLIVMEWIDGIDLKRIIKESSELISEEKIVQWMQQVCEGMNAAAKLGVTHRDVKPSNILIDRDGYALVADFGLARSGISSTDFSISGNMMGTPLYMAPEQAEDPRNVDVRSDIYAFGGTFYHAVTGKPPFVGETAFSILFKHKMEPIVPPKTHNPNISDRVNDIIERCLAKSPRDRFQSFDEILVQLRDPADSVSPWQFSDSKILQSFRAMFEDQKEDYIRKPEKFMRPDPYYLPNGRRLEIVCGDVTKQHVDAIVSSTDCRLSLDMGLAKAVSEAGGPLIEFDVRRLGINRVPPGRVVVTPGSELPALYVFHSVTRSEVTGVTPSRDLISEIVSNCMYNATTLGIESIAFPLIGTGISRFTAEVCLDTLFRNLVRRLLYEPTSLKVARIVIRPTQDKEQIV, from the coding sequence TTGTATCAAGAATTCGTAGAGCGTTGGGCCGCGGACTCTCCGCCGGACCTGGGGAACTTCATATCCCGTGTTGCCCCGGACGAACGTTTTGATCTGTTTCGTCAGCTCATCATGCTTGATGTGTGCGAGCGACAGAAGCGCGGGCTCGAAGCAGGCAGGGCCTACTACAGCGGTAAATTTCCCGAATTCCAACCCCTCATTGAAAACGTCTTTGAGCGCATCGTTGAGCAACTCGGCGAAACACGTGGGTCTGGCTCGTCCTCGCGCGATACCCATACGAACTTCTCGCTGGATCAAACCGCTTCCCACGGAGAGCCTCATGCCCAGCACCTTTGGGAAGCCTTGCAAGACTGTCAGGCTCATCCCAACGAAGTGATCGGGCTGCAAGCTGGCGAATACCAGTTCCTGGAACTGATCGCCCAAGGTGGCATGGGAACCGTTTACCGTGCTCGCCATCGGACGCTCGACCGCCTGGCCGCCATCAAGCTGATGCGTCCCGAGGCATCGACCGATCGCTTCATTCGCGAAGCTAAACTCCTGGCCCGCATCCGCTCGCCCCACGTCGTTTCCGTCTACGACTTTTCGGTGCTTCCCAAGGGATCGCCCTTGATCGTGATGGAATGGATTGATGGCATCGATCTCAAACGCATCATCAAGGAAAGCTCCGAACTGATCTCGGAAGAAAAGATCGTCCAGTGGATGCAGCAGGTATGCGAAGGGATGAACGCCGCGGCGAAGTTGGGGGTGACCCATCGCGACGTGAAGCCCTCAAACATCCTGATCGACCGCGACGGCTACGCTCTGGTAGCCGACTTTGGCCTGGCCCGCAGCGGGATCTCGTCGACCGACTTCTCGATCTCCGGCAACATGATGGGCACTCCGCTTTACATGGCGCCCGAGCAGGCCGAAGATCCCCGCAACGTCGACGTGCGTAGCGATATCTACGCATTCGGCGGAACGTTTTACCACGCGGTGACCGGCAAGCCTCCGTTCGTCGGAGAGACGGCGTTCAGCATCTTGTTCAAACACAAGATGGAACCGATCGTTCCTCCCAAAACCCACAACCCGAACATCTCCGACCGCGTGAACGACATCATCGAACGCTGCCTGGCCAAGAGTCCACGGGACAGGTTCCAGTCATTCGACGAAATCCTCGTGCAACTGCGTGACCCGGCCGATAGCGTTTCGCCGTGGCAGTTCAGCGACAGCAAGATCCTCCAGTCGTTCCGGGCGATGTTCGAGGACCAGAAAGAAGATTACATCCGCAAACCTGAGAAGTTCATGCGGCCTGACCCATACTATTTGCCCAACGGCCGCCGCCTGGAAATCGTGTGCGGAGACGTCACCAAGCAGCATGTTGACGCCATCGTCAGCTCGACTGACTGTCGACTTTCGCTCGATATGGGCCTGGCCAAAGCGGTCAGCGAAGCAGGCGGGCCGCTGATCGAGTTCGACGTGCGTAGGCTAGGCATCAACCGCGTGCCGCCAGGACGTGTCGTCGTGACGCCTGGCAGCGAACTACCGGCGCTATACGTCTTCCATTCGGTCACGCGCAGCGAAGTCACCGGCGTGACCCCAAGCCGCGACTTGATCTCTGAAATCGTTTCGAACTGCATGTACAACGCGACGACGCTCGGTATCGAATCGATCGCGTTCCCTTTGATCGGTACCGGCATCAGCCGATTCACGGCAGAGGTTTGCCTCGATACGCTCTTCCGCAATCTGGTCCGCCGACTTCTGTACGAGCCCACCAGCTTGAAGGTGGCCCGCATCGTCATCCGGCCCACGCAAGACAAAGAGCAAATCGTCTAG
- a CDS encoding glycosyltransferase family 2 protein has product MSTSLLTPNCGASTWEPIDDHPLDLAPYEFRLADAQSLAEEMLSDADQATVVDYQLPHDFRLSVIVPVYNEESTVAAVIQRLMQLPFRTEIAIVDDGSTDATRDVLTRLAHFCDLKIFYHQTNQGKGAAIRTALPEVTGDVVVIQDADLEYDPQDLVQVIRPIVTGEADVAYGSRFLAHDGKSKETSWIRQLGNQTLTCISNCLTGLHLTDMQTALKAFPRKVIQQVQLQESRFGIEPEITAKLAKRNYRFVERPVTYNAQDWSASNKITWKDGLAALWCILRYRLAD; this is encoded by the coding sequence ATGAGCACCAGCTTACTGACACCAAACTGCGGAGCATCGACCTGGGAACCAATCGACGATCATCCGCTCGATTTGGCGCCGTACGAATTTCGACTGGCCGATGCCCAGTCTTTGGCCGAAGAGATGCTGTCGGATGCTGATCAGGCAACCGTCGTCGACTACCAACTCCCGCACGACTTCCGCTTGTCGGTGATCGTGCCGGTTTACAACGAAGAGTCGACTGTCGCTGCCGTGATTCAGCGGCTGATGCAGTTGCCATTTCGCACCGAAATCGCCATCGTCGACGACGGCAGCACCGACGCAACACGTGACGTGCTAACCCGCCTGGCGCACTTCTGCGATTTGAAGATCTTCTATCACCAAACCAACCAAGGCAAAGGCGCCGCGATCCGCACCGCTTTGCCCGAAGTGACCGGCGACGTGGTCGTCATTCAAGATGCCGACCTCGAATACGATCCTCAGGATCTGGTGCAGGTCATTCGCCCGATCGTGACGGGCGAAGCCGATGTCGCCTACGGATCGCGATTTCTGGCGCACGATGGCAAGTCGAAGGAGACCTCTTGGATCCGACAACTCGGCAATCAAACGCTGACCTGTATTTCCAACTGCCTGACCGGCTTGCACCTGACCGACATGCAGACCGCGCTGAAGGCCTTTCCACGCAAGGTCATCCAACAGGTCCAGTTGCAAGAGAGCCGCTTCGGCATCGAACCGGAAATCACCGCCAAGCTGGCCAAGCGAAACTATCGCTTCGTCGAACGCCCAGTCACCTACAACGCCCAGGACTGGTCGGCCAGCAACAAGATCACCTGGAAAGACGGCCTCGCAGCCCTCTGGTGCATCCTACGCTACCGCCTGGCCGACTAA
- a CDS encoding TetR/AcrR family transcriptional regulator has product MSKPPSREADKAKPGRPPVYTEKERCQRLLRAAEEVFTSTGYGAATMEEIAKSAGMSKKTLYAKYPDKDHLFAAMVGGLSDSPWENDQTQIIDAGAELRRRLHAMVQFIMSARQIRLTRLLISEAERTPKLARDFHERVISKARRYLAEAVERARDEGIGPQIEDVDQMTATLLGAALARNHLGALFGRKPKATRKQLEAQVDTALRLLGY; this is encoded by the coding sequence ATGTCGAAACCCCCATCCCGCGAAGCCGACAAGGCAAAGCCTGGCCGTCCGCCGGTTTACACCGAAAAAGAACGCTGTCAGCGTCTGTTAAGGGCGGCTGAAGAGGTTTTTACCTCGACTGGCTACGGTGCGGCGACGATGGAGGAAATCGCCAAATCGGCTGGCATGTCCAAGAAGACACTCTATGCGAAGTACCCCGACAAGGATCACCTGTTCGCCGCGATGGTGGGCGGTTTGAGCGATTCTCCCTGGGAAAACGACCAAACACAGATCATCGATGCCGGGGCCGAGCTTCGCCGACGATTGCATGCGATGGTTCAGTTCATCATGTCCGCCCGGCAAATTCGCCTGACGCGTCTGTTGATCTCGGAGGCGGAACGAACGCCGAAGCTGGCTCGCGATTTCCACGAGCGTGTGATCTCGAAAGCCCGTCGCTACCTGGCCGAAGCGGTCGAACGCGCTCGGGATGAAGGCATCGGCCCGCAAATTGAGGACGTCGATCAAATGACTGCGACGCTTCTGGGGGCAGCGTTGGCCCGCAATCACCTGGGGGCCCTCTTCGGCCGAAAGCCTAAGGCGACCCGAAAGCAATTGGAAGCCCAGGTCGATACGGCGCTGCGGCTGCTTGGCTATTAA
- the ilvB gene encoding biosynthetic-type acetolactate synthase large subunit, whose product MLGADIMIESLVRHGVEVLFAYPGGCSMPLHQALTRYKDKIRTILPRHEQGGCFAAQGLARSTGKVGAAMATSGPGATNLVTAIADAKLDSIPLIAISAQVPRAVIGSDAFQETPIVEVCRGITKHHYLVTDIKDLCRIMKEAFHIATTGRPGPVLIDIPKDVQLEQTVPDWDCEMDLPGYNVTSRIAKPEQIRQVAAAIKRAKRPIIYAGGGIITSEASEELRELIKKTGIPTTMTVMGLGAFPNSDPLSLDMLGMHGTVYANLAVSECDLLISLGVRFDDRVTGKLSEFAKDAKIVHIDIDPGELNKNKIAHIPIVSDLKPALKMLNEVVEAPEDISDWVAHCQDMKKKDPLTYNKDFDGILQQHAIAELSRLTQDRETIISVGVGQHQMWAAQFYQFKKPRTWMSSSGLGTMGFGLPAAMGAQAANPNALCIDIEGDGSFQMNIQELATCYCENLPVKVLLLNNQHLGMVVQWEDRFMAGNRAHTYLGPIHHEEWYGKGEDIYPKETYPNFVQIAKGYGCGGATIRAKADLLPALEEMIAYDGPYVLDVQVPYQEHVLPMIPSGMTVKEMIKS is encoded by the coding sequence ATGCTAGGCGCCGACATCATGATCGAATCGCTGGTACGACATGGCGTAGAAGTACTCTTCGCATATCCCGGCGGTTGCAGCATGCCGCTGCACCAGGCGCTGACGCGTTACAAAGACAAGATCCGCACGATCCTCCCTCGTCACGAACAAGGCGGCTGCTTCGCGGCTCAGGGGCTCGCACGGTCGACCGGCAAGGTCGGTGCCGCCATGGCCACTAGCGGTCCGGGCGCGACGAACCTCGTCACCGCCATCGCCGATGCCAAGCTCGACAGCATTCCGCTGATCGCCATCAGTGCCCAGGTTCCGCGTGCCGTGATCGGTAGCGACGCGTTCCAGGAAACGCCGATCGTCGAAGTTTGTCGCGGCATCACCAAGCACCATTACCTGGTGACCGACATCAAGGACCTGTGTCGGATTATGAAGGAAGCGTTCCACATCGCCACGACCGGCCGACCAGGCCCCGTGCTGATCGACATTCCGAAAGACGTCCAACTCGAACAAACGGTTCCCGATTGGGACTGCGAAATGGACCTGCCGGGCTACAACGTCACTTCTCGAATCGCCAAGCCAGAACAAATTCGCCAGGTTGCCGCCGCGATCAAGCGTGCCAAACGCCCAATCATTTACGCCGGTGGAGGTATCATCACCTCGGAAGCTTCCGAAGAACTGCGTGAGTTGATCAAGAAGACCGGCATCCCAACCACGATGACCGTGATGGGGCTGGGTGCGTTCCCGAATTCCGATCCGCTGTCGCTCGACATGCTCGGCATGCACGGCACCGTTTACGCCAACCTGGCCGTGAGCGAGTGCGACCTGCTGATCAGCTTGGGCGTTCGATTCGACGACCGCGTGACCGGCAAGCTGAGCGAGTTTGCCAAGGATGCCAAGATCGTTCATATCGATATCGACCCCGGCGAGTTGAACAAGAACAAGATCGCCCACATTCCGATCGTCAGCGACTTGAAGCCAGCTCTGAAGATGCTGAACGAAGTGGTCGAAGCCCCTGAGGACATTTCCGACTGGGTAGCTCACTGCCAGGACATGAAGAAGAAGGACCCGTTGACCTACAACAAGGACTTCGACGGGATCCTGCAGCAGCACGCCATCGCCGAGCTTTCGCGCCTCACGCAAGACCGCGAAACGATCATCTCGGTGGGCGTGGGTCAGCACCAGATGTGGGCGGCTCAGTTCTACCAGTTCAAGAAGCCGCGTACCTGGATGTCCAGCAGCGGTCTGGGCACGATGGGCTTCGGCCTGCCAGCGGCGATGGGGGCTCAAGCGGCCAACCCGAATGCCCTGTGTATCGACATCGAAGGGGACGGCAGTTTCCAGATGAACATCCAGGAACTGGCGACCTGCTACTGCGAAAACCTGCCGGTGAAAGTGCTGCTGCTCAACAACCAGCACCTGGGCATGGTGGTGCAGTGGGAAGACCGCTTCATGGCCGGTAACCGAGCCCACACCTACCTGGGCCCGATTCATCACGAAGAATGGTACGGCAAGGGTGAGGACATCTACCCGAAAGAGACCTACCCGAACTTCGTCCAGATCGCCAAGGGGTACGGCTGTGGCGGTGCGACCATCCGCGCCAAGGCCGACCTGCTTCCCGCCCTGGAAGAAATGATCGCCTACGACGGCCCATACGTGCTGGACGTTCAGGTTCCTTACCAGGAACACGTCCTACCGATGATCCCCAGCGGCATGACCGTGAAGGAAATGATCAAGTCGTAG